A stretch of Candidatus Krumholzibacteriia bacterium DNA encodes these proteins:
- a CDS encoding tetratricopeptide repeat protein: protein MRRVTAAQQSLPGGAVSLRNEVIVAAGIGVVAALLPFHRGLGFPFALDDYTFLYKAAGFDPAPFEVRRWLTVTGYYTLALRLFGTNLLPWHLVAFALHAGNTAWVHALARRFDASRNAAWIASGLFASSPLAFTVLYWVAGIQELSSTFFLLASVWAASRTGAKRWVALPLFVAALLCKESVMAAPLALPLLLGKPARRLAIAELVCSIGLFLASGLHHRLDSDVKLPYATSFGATLFVNLATLLMWFASPWRAYPDRLAGPQTSLVLPAVALLGAIFVVVRMRRWSTRPVLCAGVWFVALVLPVLPLKQHTYAYYAYAAQIGWLVLAGVALELAAQRWGRRGAQWVLAAGATVVALSIVFAARNARTHETLMLQANSVVPYDAVVRYGRAATALVAAARSARAEQPTLQQIAFFALPSELGSGSLTPGKVEPGMVRVRKVPIREVLSGGRLIPLHVPGLVGVWVDSLSPSVEGPETALYFASGFNTVTRITDLAEAYYVQAQGRLVLGPRSAAVRDLERALTFNYDHAPARVLLAGLRLEAGRESEARALLDGMRAEEVPEEIQPLLAELRKVLKE, encoded by the coding sequence ATGCGGCGCGTGACGGCAGCCCAGCAAAGCCTCCCCGGCGGGGCGGTGTCGCTTCGCAACGAGGTGATCGTCGCCGCCGGCATCGGCGTCGTCGCGGCGCTCCTCCCCTTCCATCGCGGTCTCGGCTTCCCGTTCGCCCTCGACGATTACACCTTCCTCTACAAGGCAGCCGGGTTCGACCCGGCGCCGTTCGAAGTGCGGCGCTGGCTGACCGTCACCGGCTACTACACGCTGGCGCTCAGGCTCTTCGGCACCAACCTGCTGCCGTGGCATCTGGTTGCCTTCGCGCTGCACGCCGGCAACACCGCGTGGGTGCACGCTCTGGCGCGGCGCTTCGACGCCTCGCGCAACGCCGCCTGGATCGCCAGCGGGCTCTTCGCCTCGAGCCCGCTCGCCTTCACCGTGCTGTACTGGGTCGCCGGGATCCAGGAGCTCTCGAGCACCTTCTTCTTGCTCGCCTCCGTGTGGGCCGCCAGTCGCACCGGTGCGAAACGCTGGGTCGCGTTACCCCTCTTCGTCGCCGCTCTGCTCTGCAAGGAGTCGGTGATGGCGGCGCCGCTCGCCCTGCCCCTTCTCCTCGGCAAACCCGCCCGGCGCCTCGCGATCGCAGAGCTCGTGTGCAGCATCGGGCTTTTCCTGGCGTCGGGGTTGCACCATCGCCTGGACTCGGACGTGAAGCTGCCGTACGCCACCTCCTTCGGCGCGACGCTGTTCGTCAACCTGGCAACGCTTCTGATGTGGTTCGCGAGTCCGTGGAGAGCGTATCCCGACCGTTTGGCGGGACCGCAGACGTCGCTCGTCCTGCCCGCGGTCGCGCTCTTGGGGGCGATCTTCGTCGTCGTTCGGATGCGTCGATGGTCGACGAGACCGGTGCTTTGCGCCGGCGTCTGGTTCGTGGCGCTCGTCTTGCCAGTGCTGCCACTCAAGCAGCATACCTACGCGTATTACGCCTATGCGGCGCAGATCGGCTGGCTCGTGCTCGCCGGTGTCGCGCTCGAACTGGCAGCGCAACGATGGGGTCGCCGCGGTGCGCAGTGGGTGCTCGCCGCCGGCGCCACCGTGGTGGCGCTCTCCATCGTCTTCGCCGCGCGCAACGCGCGCACGCACGAAACGTTGATGCTGCAAGCGAACAGCGTGGTGCCGTACGATGCGGTGGTGCGTTATGGGCGTGCAGCCACAGCGCTCGTGGCCGCGGCGCGGAGCGCCAGGGCCGAGCAACCCACCCTCCAGCAGATCGCTTTCTTCGCCTTGCCCTCGGAGCTGGGCTCTGGGTCGTTGACACCGGGCAAGGTCGAACCCGGGATGGTCCGGGTTCGCAAGGTCCCGATCCGTGAAGTGCTGAGCGGTGGGAGGCTGATCCCACTGCACGTTCCTGGTCTCGTCGGCGTGTGGGTCGACAGCTTGTCGCCGAGCGTCGAGGGTCCGGAAACGGCGCTCTACTTCGCCTCCGGGTTCAACACCGTGACCCGCATCACGGACTTGGCGGAGGCGTACTACGTGCAAGCCCAGGGGCGTCTCGTGCTCGGCCCACGCAGCGCGGCGGTGCGCGATCTCGAGCGGGCGCTCACCTTCAACTACGACCACGCGCCGGCGCGCGTCCTCCTTGCCGGGTTGCGGCTCGAGGCGGGGCGGGAGAGTGAAGCCCGAGCGCTCCTCGACGGCATGCGTGCCGAGGAAGTGCCGGAGGAGATACAGCCGCTCCTGGCGGAACTCCGGAAGGTGCTGAAAGAGTAA
- a CDS encoding T9SS type A sorting domain-containing protein — protein MKLLPASSSVFLSTLLLAFTAASARPAGPREEITIDDPVTDVVGDVEGRFEAPRKALADTIWIANWTFDGPGGCDGTGWEKVDNRIIHDGQIHWSVEGGFGGTGGIVGNAAVLGYTGLNCCVEPDGYDNNWYEAIRLQYVGDATLSFQYLLDSETGFDFLQVETDSSCASFARVDYAVAPASMATNYRDIVFNDDGYVTAGAVAALGLTNYGPGTHCVYIAFFSDGGFSPCDGEWPSTLGRALVVDTVQLVDANGTTTQDFEGTVDPGLFVGLHDSTPFGQWGRLYRHITDNDACTENTTCAWLWTDYTTPTVANDPSLAFGPNGYVVRSWLDNIIVSPWVGLASTPSASGTVLRFRRFPGNFFAGSNIVQSWSVRGRKNVDGQNCVSLWGHASSSNSLNLFAWITITADMTPFFDSGSEAIQIRHRVVDRQWIAGNSPPNPYRPGPGPYTDDTRIGRTVLTGPVLTEGIDARSQAQDCFPTEILPGIPPGAGEHYRPTTDRFGTCAFSQGADLGFGLWSNLITGDSVTVTVQDGRNAGGVTAVEWYGAIVTGPHAGKAPAPYTVGANGFFAVTADSARNFSGAIVPGVFFLDLDDTYFRGGDVLQYFWLATDAMGGMSSDPSGLGALPASVDTAEQATGGLLEVSFLPTIDWDPAYLARIATDAHGDLAPTPAELAGSSQKHCILYVNHLNTRRRSGVINRTTFMYTLDRLGYEYDVYDHSGMGNTNNHLGGRATVLQATGYSLIVYDAGDGMPGRPILPTGINRGNEKIDQDGWFRSWLAQATTSDAGVATLWVIGSNAVEEKSGSSSLLYPMMGATLVHTSQPAAVNPAVEGQTAFTFDTGSGAAAVDFTTGDRALFMLATGCATPRGYDGLGITGTGVPVYRYKAAGGPPSDAALVMNSNPGAHWNTILQSHPWFHIHDPSGSPPTAPGPARDLAGAILAAVVGCSPGTPVGVPSGPMIEAPARTALLPNVPNPFNPTTEIRFDLAVRGRVKLRIYDVAGALVRVLADADMESGFGKRLLWNGLDAAGRRVSSGLYFARLDAPDRTETRKMLLLQ, from the coding sequence ATGAAGCTGCTTCCTGCCAGCTCCAGTGTGTTCCTTTCGACGCTTCTCCTGGCCTTCACCGCGGCCTCCGCTCGGCCTGCAGGTCCGCGCGAGGAGATCACCATCGACGATCCGGTGACCGACGTCGTTGGCGACGTGGAGGGAAGATTCGAAGCGCCGCGCAAGGCCCTCGCCGACACTATCTGGATCGCCAACTGGACTTTCGACGGCCCCGGCGGCTGCGATGGCACGGGCTGGGAAAAGGTCGACAACCGCATCATCCATGACGGCCAGATCCACTGGAGCGTGGAGGGCGGCTTCGGCGGCACCGGTGGCATCGTGGGGAATGCTGCCGTTCTCGGCTACACGGGGCTGAATTGCTGCGTCGAGCCCGACGGCTACGACAATAACTGGTACGAGGCGATCCGGCTGCAGTACGTGGGGGACGCCACCCTCTCCTTCCAGTACCTCCTCGATTCGGAGACCGGCTTCGACTTCCTGCAGGTGGAAACCGACTCTTCCTGCGCCTCCTTCGCCCGCGTCGACTACGCCGTCGCTCCGGCAAGCATGGCCACCAACTACCGCGACATCGTGTTCAACGACGACGGCTACGTCACGGCGGGAGCGGTCGCCGCTCTCGGCCTGACCAACTACGGCCCGGGGACGCATTGCGTCTACATCGCCTTCTTCTCCGATGGCGGGTTCTCGCCCTGCGACGGCGAATGGCCCTCGACGCTCGGCCGGGCTCTGGTCGTGGACACCGTGCAGCTCGTCGACGCCAATGGCACCACGACTCAGGACTTCGAGGGCACCGTCGATCCGGGGCTCTTCGTCGGCCTCCACGACAGCACGCCGTTCGGGCAGTGGGGGCGGCTGTACCGCCACATCACCGACAATGACGCCTGCACCGAGAACACCACCTGCGCCTGGTTGTGGACGGACTACACGACGCCGACCGTCGCCAACGACCCGAGCTTGGCCTTCGGCCCCAACGGCTATGTCGTCCGCAGCTGGCTGGACAACATCATCGTCTCCCCCTGGGTGGGCCTCGCCTCGACGCCGAGCGCTTCGGGGACTGTGCTCCGCTTCCGGCGCTTCCCGGGCAACTTCTTCGCCGGGAGCAACATCGTGCAGAGCTGGTCTGTCCGCGGCCGCAAGAATGTGGACGGGCAGAACTGCGTCTCCCTCTGGGGTCACGCCTCCTCGAGCAACTCGCTCAACCTCTTCGCGTGGATCACGATCACCGCCGACATGACCCCATTCTTCGACTCTGGATCGGAGGCGATCCAGATCCGACACCGGGTCGTGGACCGGCAGTGGATCGCTGGAAACAGTCCACCGAATCCATACCGCCCTGGTCCGGGACCGTACACCGACGACACGCGCATCGGCCGTACCGTTCTCACCGGGCCGGTCCTGACCGAGGGCATCGACGCCCGCTCGCAGGCCCAGGACTGCTTCCCCACCGAGATCCTGCCGGGAATCCCGCCGGGGGCGGGTGAGCACTACCGGCCGACGACCGACCGCTTCGGCACCTGCGCCTTCTCGCAAGGCGCCGACCTTGGGTTCGGTCTCTGGTCCAATCTCATCACCGGCGACTCGGTCACGGTGACCGTCCAGGATGGGCGCAACGCCGGTGGCGTCACCGCCGTCGAATGGTACGGGGCGATCGTCACCGGCCCACACGCGGGCAAAGCGCCCGCTCCCTACACGGTGGGTGCGAACGGCTTCTTCGCCGTCACCGCTGACAGTGCGCGCAACTTCTCCGGCGCCATCGTGCCGGGCGTTTTCTTCCTGGATCTCGACGACACCTATTTCCGCGGCGGCGATGTCCTCCAATACTTCTGGTTGGCGACGGATGCCATGGGTGGCATGAGCTCCGACCCCAGCGGCCTGGGTGCCCTCCCCGCCTCGGTCGATACGGCGGAGCAAGCCACCGGCGGTCTCCTCGAGGTGAGCTTCCTGCCGACCATCGACTGGGATCCCGCCTACCTGGCGCGTATTGCTACCGATGCCCACGGCGATCTGGCGCCGACGCCAGCGGAGCTCGCCGGTTCCTCCCAGAAGCATTGCATCCTCTACGTGAATCACCTCAACACGAGGCGCCGAAGCGGCGTTATCAACCGCACCACCTTCATGTACACCCTCGACCGCCTGGGGTACGAGTACGACGTCTACGACCACAGCGGCATGGGGAACACCAACAATCACCTGGGGGGCAGGGCCACGGTGCTGCAGGCCACGGGATACAGCCTCATCGTCTACGACGCAGGGGATGGAATGCCCGGCCGGCCCATCCTGCCCACCGGCATCAACAGGGGAAACGAGAAGATCGACCAGGACGGCTGGTTCCGCAGCTGGCTCGCGCAGGCGACGACGTCCGATGCAGGTGTCGCCACTCTCTGGGTGATCGGGAGCAACGCAGTCGAAGAGAAATCCGGATCCTCGAGCCTCCTGTACCCCATGATGGGGGCCACGCTCGTGCACACGTCCCAGCCCGCCGCGGTGAACCCAGCGGTCGAGGGCCAGACGGCCTTCACCTTCGATACCGGGTCAGGCGCAGCCGCCGTGGACTTCACCACCGGCGACCGCGCGCTCTTCATGCTAGCAACAGGCTGCGCGACGCCGCGTGGCTACGACGGCCTCGGGATCACCGGGACTGGCGTCCCGGTGTATCGATACAAGGCTGCCGGAGGGCCGCCCTCGGATGCGGCGTTGGTGATGAACTCGAACCCCGGCGCCCACTGGAACACCATCCTGCAGTCCCATCCGTGGTTCCACATTCATGACCCGAGCGGTAGTCCACCGACGGCCCCGGGGCCGGCGCGGGATCTCGCCGGCGCCATCCTGGCCGCCGTCGTGGGATGCTCACCCGGCACGCCTGTGGGAGTGCCCAGCGGTCCCATGATCGAAGCGCCTGCCCGGACCGCGTTGCTCCCGAACGTGCCCAACCCGTTCAATCCAACGACGGAGATCCGCTTCGATCTCGCCGTGAGGGGGCGTGTGAAGCTCAGGATCTACGACGTCGCCGGAGCTCTCGTGCGGGTTCTCGCGGATGCCGACATGGAGTCG
- a CDS encoding pitrilysin family protein: MNRGCRLSLLLLTLALGSTATLVPFVAAQAPPKPPAGITQLSSVEGITEYQLTNGLHVLLFTDPSKQTCTVNVTYLVGSRHEGYGETGMAHLLEHMVFKGTPKHTNIPQELTAHGCRPNGSTWYDRTNYFETFAATEENLDWALDLESDRMVNSFIAQKDLASEFSVVRNEFEVGENSPQNVLIERMMSTAYLWHNYGKSTIGSKEDIERVPIENLQAFYRMWYQPDNAILVVAGKFDQARTLERVNATFGKIPRPTRKLPSTWTMEPAQDGEREVTLRRVGDVQMVGAQYHTPAGSHPDFAAVDVLSFILGDTPSGRLYKALVEPKKAASVFGFAWQFRDPGAIVLGAEVRTENSLDEARDILVRVTEEAASKAPTEEEVKRARDSRLKDWETTMRNSERAAVELSEWAGMGDWRLLFMHRDRLETVKPEDVLRVAQAYLKPENRTVGLYMPTKTPARAQVPETPDVAALVQGYKGREAMAMGEAFDPAPAAVESHVVRATLEPGIKLVMVPKKTRGSTVNVAMTFHLGDEASLQGRGTAADLAASMLMRGTKKKTREQIQDEADRLKTQLNVFGGATQVGANIETTRQNLAGALQLAAEVLREPSFPPAELDLLRQETLAGLEDQKSDPQQKAFTTLQKHLNPYPATDPRYTSSPDEDIEWVKAAKVDEVKAFWQDFYGAGAAEISLAGDFDAQEVKTLVQQLFGGWKSSKPFKRMVTTYQDRPVIRQTVEAPDKESAVFAAGLRLKMRDDDPEYPAMVLGNFMTGGGFLNSRLSMRLRQKDGLSYGVGSFFQASAFDQDGSFGSFAIYAPQNSEKLVTAYQEEIAKVLESGFTKEEIAEAKQGWLQGRNVSRSNDRELARTLANREFQGRTLTWDEGLEKKVGALTNEQIHAAMRKFIDGTKISFVQAGDWAKAKAEKETSAKE, from the coding sequence ATGAATCGAGGATGTCGTCTTTCCCTCCTGCTCCTGACCCTGGCGCTAGGGTCCACGGCGACGCTGGTGCCCTTCGTCGCCGCCCAGGCGCCCCCGAAACCCCCGGCCGGGATCACCCAGCTCAGCTCGGTGGAAGGCATCACGGAGTACCAACTGACCAACGGTCTCCACGTGCTGCTCTTCACTGATCCCTCCAAGCAAACCTGCACGGTGAACGTCACCTACCTGGTGGGGTCGCGGCACGAGGGCTACGGCGAGACGGGCATGGCGCACCTCCTGGAGCACATGGTGTTCAAGGGCACACCGAAGCACACCAACATCCCGCAGGAGCTCACCGCCCACGGCTGCCGCCCCAACGGCAGCACCTGGTACGACCGGACCAATTACTTCGAGACCTTCGCCGCCACCGAGGAGAACCTCGACTGGGCTCTCGACCTGGAATCGGACCGGATGGTGAACTCCTTCATCGCTCAGAAGGATCTGGCCTCGGAGTTCAGCGTCGTGCGCAACGAGTTCGAGGTGGGAGAGAACTCGCCGCAGAACGTCCTCATCGAGCGCATGATGTCGACCGCGTACCTGTGGCACAACTACGGCAAGTCCACCATCGGCTCGAAGGAAGACATCGAGCGCGTGCCCATCGAGAACCTGCAGGCTTTCTATCGCATGTGGTATCAGCCGGACAACGCCATCCTGGTGGTGGCGGGTAAGTTCGACCAGGCGCGCACCCTCGAGCGCGTCAACGCCACCTTCGGCAAGATCCCGCGCCCGACGCGCAAGCTGCCCAGCACTTGGACCATGGAGCCGGCACAGGACGGCGAGCGTGAGGTCACGCTGCGGCGCGTCGGTGACGTGCAGATGGTGGGGGCCCAGTACCACACCCCGGCGGGGTCGCATCCCGACTTCGCCGCCGTCGATGTCCTCTCCTTCATTCTCGGCGACACGCCCTCGGGCCGCCTCTACAAGGCCCTGGTGGAGCCCAAAAAGGCTGCCTCGGTGTTCGGCTTCGCCTGGCAGTTCCGCGATCCCGGCGCCATCGTGCTGGGCGCCGAGGTACGCACCGAGAACTCCCTCGACGAGGCGCGGGACATCCTGGTGCGTGTCACCGAGGAAGCCGCCTCCAAGGCGCCCACGGAAGAGGAAGTGAAGCGCGCCCGCGACAGCCGTCTCAAGGATTGGGAGACGACGATGCGGAACTCGGAGCGGGCGGCGGTCGAGCTCTCCGAGTGGGCCGGCATGGGCGATTGGCGGCTCTTGTTCATGCATCGCGACCGTCTCGAGACCGTGAAGCCCGAGGACGTTTTGCGTGTAGCCCAGGCCTACTTGAAGCCCGAGAATCGCACCGTGGGTCTGTACATGCCGACGAAGACTCCGGCCCGGGCGCAGGTTCCCGAGACGCCGGACGTGGCGGCCCTGGTACAGGGCTACAAGGGCCGCGAGGCCATGGCCATGGGCGAGGCATTCGATCCGGCGCCGGCGGCCGTGGAGTCGCACGTGGTGCGCGCCACCCTGGAGCCGGGGATCAAGCTCGTGATGGTGCCGAAGAAGACGCGCGGCTCCACCGTCAACGTCGCCATGACCTTCCACCTCGGCGACGAAGCGAGTCTGCAAGGCCGTGGCACCGCTGCCGACCTCGCCGCCAGCATGCTCATGCGCGGCACGAAGAAGAAGACCCGCGAGCAGATCCAGGACGAGGCCGACCGCTTGAAGACGCAGCTCAACGTCTTCGGCGGCGCCACGCAGGTGGGGGCCAACATCGAGACGACGCGGCAGAACCTCGCGGGCGCCCTCCAGCTCGCTGCCGAGGTCCTGCGCGAGCCGTCTTTCCCGCCCGCGGAACTCGATCTCCTGCGCCAGGAGACCCTGGCGGGTCTGGAGGACCAGAAGAGCGATCCGCAGCAGAAGGCGTTCACCACGCTGCAGAAGCACCTCAATCCCTATCCGGCCACGGATCCGCGCTACACCTCGAGCCCGGATGAGGATATCGAGTGGGTGAAGGCGGCGAAGGTGGACGAGGTGAAGGCTTTCTGGCAGGACTTCTACGGCGCCGGCGCCGCGGAGATCTCCCTCGCCGGGGACTTCGACGCCCAGGAAGTGAAGACCCTGGTGCAGCAGCTCTTCGGCGGCTGGAAGAGCAGCAAGCCCTTCAAGCGGATGGTCACGACGTATCAGGATCGACCGGTGATCCGCCAGACGGTGGAAGCTCCGGACAAGGAGAGCGCCGTCTTTGCCGCCGGGCTGCGCCTCAAGATGCGCGACGACGATCCGGAGTATCCGGCGATGGTGCTCGGCAACTTCATGACCGGCGGCGGCTTCCTCAACTCCCGCTTGTCGATGCGCTTGCGCCAGAAGGACGGGTTGTCTTACGGCGTCGGCTCTTTCTTCCAAGCCAGCGCGTTCGATCAGGACGGCTCGTTCGGTTCCTTTGCGATCTACGCGCCGCAGAACTCCGAGAAGCTCGTCACCGCCTATCAGGAAGAGATCGCCAAGGTCCTGGAGAGCGGCTTCACCAAGGAGGAGATCGCCGAGGCCAAGCAAGGTTGGCTGCAGGGTCGCAATGTCTCCCGCTCCAACGACCGGGAGCTGGCGCGGACGCTGGCCAACCGCGAGTTCCAGGGACGCACTCTCACCTGGGACGAAGGTCTGGAGAAGAAGGTGGGGGCGCTCACCAACGAGCAGATCCACGCCGCGATGCGCAAATTCATCGACGGCACCAAGATCTCCTTCGTGCAGGCGGGCGACTGGGCCAAGGCCAAGGCGGAGAAGGAAACCAGCGCCAAGGAGTAG
- a CDS encoding replication-associated recombination protein A, with protein MRPRTLDEFLGQEHLLAPGKPLRTQIEGDELGSMILWGPPGCGKTTLAMIIARTTRAGFVAFSAVLAGIKEIKAVMADAERGRRHGRRTIVFVDEVHRFNKAQQDAFLPHVERGNIIFIGATTENPSFEVIAPLLSRARVYVLHGLSVEQVVTLLRRALADPERGLGRQQVSIAEELLERIAVFTNCDARAACNALEAAVLGTRPDAEGRRVVTGEILQDVLQHKILLYDKSGEEHFNLISALHKSVRNSDPDAALYWLARMLESGDDPLYVARRLVRMASEDIGLADPQALAVAVAAKDAVDFVGLPEGNLALAQAAVYLSLAPKSNALTTAYGAAQEDLKTTAAEPVPLHLRNPVTGLMRHLGYGKGYQYAHDHEDKLTDMSCLPESLGGRTYYQPTEEGYEQRLRQRLEEIRRIRPRKGGTSPEP; from the coding sequence ATGCGCCCCCGCACCCTGGACGAGTTCCTCGGCCAGGAGCACCTGCTGGCGCCGGGGAAGCCGCTCCGCACCCAGATCGAGGGCGACGAGCTCGGCTCCATGATCCTCTGGGGGCCGCCAGGCTGCGGCAAGACCACCCTGGCGATGATCATCGCTCGCACGACACGCGCTGGGTTCGTCGCCTTCAGCGCCGTGCTCGCCGGCATCAAGGAGATCAAGGCAGTGATGGCCGATGCGGAGCGCGGGCGGCGGCATGGACGCCGCACCATCGTCTTCGTCGACGAAGTGCATCGGTTCAACAAGGCGCAGCAGGACGCCTTCCTGCCGCACGTGGAGCGCGGCAACATCATCTTCATCGGCGCCACGACGGAGAACCCTTCGTTCGAGGTGATCGCGCCCCTGCTTTCCCGGGCCCGGGTGTACGTCCTGCATGGGCTCAGCGTCGAGCAGGTGGTCACTCTGCTCCGCCGCGCCCTCGCCGATCCAGAGCGCGGCCTCGGACGCCAACAGGTCTCCATCGCGGAGGAGCTGCTCGAGCGCATCGCGGTTTTCACCAATTGCGATGCCCGGGCCGCTTGCAATGCCCTCGAGGCCGCCGTTCTCGGCACCCGACCCGACGCCGAGGGCCGCCGCGTCGTGACCGGCGAGATCCTGCAGGACGTGCTGCAGCACAAGATCCTGCTCTACGACAAGAGCGGCGAGGAGCACTTCAATCTGATTTCGGCCCTGCACAAGTCAGTGCGCAACTCCGACCCCGACGCCGCCCTCTACTGGCTGGCGCGCATGCTCGAGTCCGGCGACGACCCGCTTTACGTCGCCCGCCGCCTGGTGCGGATGGCGAGCGAGGACATCGGTCTCGCCGACCCGCAGGCCTTGGCCGTGGCGGTCGCCGCCAAGGACGCCGTCGACTTCGTCGGCCTACCCGAAGGCAACCTGGCGCTCGCCCAGGCCGCCGTGTACTTGTCGCTGGCTCCCAAGTCCAATGCGCTCACCACCGCTTACGGAGCGGCGCAGGAGGATCTGAAGACGACGGCGGCCGAACCGGTGCCCTTGCACCTGCGCAATCCGGTCACCGGTCTCATGCGCCACCTGGGTTACGGCAAGGGCTACCAATACGCCCACGACCACGAAGACAAGCTGACCGACATGTCCTGCCTTCCGGAGAGCCTCGGCGGCCGCACCTACTACCAACCGACGGAGGAAGGCTACGAGCAGCGGCTGCGCCAGCGCTTGGAGGAAATTCGCCGCATCCGGCCCCGAAAAGGCGGAACTTCGCCCGAACCTTGA